A window of the Dyadobacter pollutisoli genome harbors these coding sequences:
- a CDS encoding HupE/UreJ family protein, protein MSEFQAYLQLGFSHITDSNGYDHILFIMALCTVYTLIDWKKVVILVTAFTIGHSITLALATMGLVSINRDWIELLIPVTIMITASLNFFYQIPKSSFSKKEQTSTLRYPLAMFFGLIHGLGFSNYLKTLLGKEAQIFNPLLGFNVGLELGQLIIVFIILSVSFVLIELMRIQRINWINILSGIIFGMAFSLILNNPFFRTLMGMSVN, encoded by the coding sequence ATGTCCGAGTTCCAGGCGTACCTACAACTAGGTTTCAGTCACATTACCGATTCCAATGGCTATGACCATATCCTTTTTATCATGGCGCTTTGTACCGTATATACTTTAATTGACTGGAAAAAGGTGGTCATTCTGGTGACGGCCTTCACTATCGGGCATTCTATTACCCTCGCGCTGGCCACCATGGGGCTGGTAAGCATCAACCGTGACTGGATTGAACTTCTGATACCGGTTACCATCATGATCACGGCATCGCTCAATTTCTTTTACCAAATACCAAAAAGCTCTTTTAGCAAAAAAGAACAAACGTCCACGCTCAGGTATCCTCTGGCCATGTTTTTCGGGCTGATCCACGGACTCGGCTTTTCCAATTACCTTAAAACCCTGTTGGGTAAAGAAGCTCAAATATTCAACCCATTGCTAGGGTTCAATGTAGGATTGGAGCTGGGCCAGCTCATCATTGTGTTCATTATTTTGTCTGTCTCCTTCGTACTCATCGAGCTGATGCGCATTCAAAGGATCAACTGGATCAACATTCTGTCCGGTATCATATTTGGAATGGCCTTCTCCCTGATCCTGAACAACCCGTTTTTCCGCACACTGATGGGTATGTCTGTAAACTAA